The following proteins are co-located in the Nerophis ophidion isolate RoL-2023_Sa linkage group LG04, RoL_Noph_v1.0, whole genome shotgun sequence genome:
- the LOC133551942 gene encoding class I histocompatibility antigen, F10 alpha chain-like gives MNLFLFFLLVVQMHRVTPVIHTLQYFQTASSQVPNFPEFVSVGYVDGVQISHYDSNSRKAEAKQDWMNKITAENPKYWQRQTEISVDSELRDKHNLEVLKKRFNQTGGVHILQRMSGCEWNDETDEVKGWYQEGYDGEDFISLDMKTWTFTAAKQQAFPSKLKWDQNKHLLEHNKFYYTERCPSYLKKYVNNGKEVLMRTELPEVFLLQKTPSSPVSCMATGFYPDGADLFWRKDGEQIFEDVEHGEILPNHDGTFQMSVALKVEVTADVEGKYECVFQLSGVKEDLVTKLERRSILSNASHEGEKDTFSWRCFPSQVHLSPLLIHVTMTTLDVCMQSSHEGFLFMLCHSTCAFLLSTDNLSVALAPTAAVLAVAAIIIIIIIIMVMVRRHRNRQAQYGPAGK, from the exons atgaacttgtttttattctttcttctggtcgtgcaaatgcacagggtgacgcctg tgattcacacgctgcagtatttccaaactgcgtcctctcaagttccaaacttcccagagtttgtgagtgttggttatgttgatggagttcagatttctcactatgacagcaacagcaggaaagcagaagccaaacaagactggatgaacaaaatcacagcagagAATCCAAAATACTGGCAGAGACAAACAGAGATCAGTGTTGATAGTGAGTTGAGGGACAAACACAACCTTGAAGTTCTTAAgaagcgtttcaaccaaactggag gtgttCACATTCTCCAGAGGATGTctggatgtgaatggaatgatgagactgatgaagttaaaggttggTATCAGGAaggttatgatggagaagatttcatatcgttggacatgaagacatggacatttactgcagcaaaacaacaagctttccccaGCAAACTCAAGTGGGACCAGAACAAACATCTACTAGAACACAATAAGTTTTACTACACTGAGAGatgtccttcttacttgaagaagtatgtgaacaatgggaaggaggtcctaatgagaacag agcttccagaggtgttcctgctccagaagacgccgtcctctccggtcagctgcatggcgacaggtttctaccccgacggtgccgacctgttttggaggaaagacggcgagcagatcttcgaggacgtggagcacggagagatactccccaaccacgacggaaccttccagatgtcggtggcgctgaaagtggaggtgacggccgacgtggagggcaagtacgaatgtgtgtttcagctgtcaggcgtcaaggaggacttggtcaccaagctggagagaagaagcatcctgagcaacgcaagccatgaaggtgagaaagacacatttagttggagatgtttcccatcacaagtccacctgtcaccattattgatccatgtcaccatgacaacgcttgacgtctgcatgcaaagtagtcatgaaggtttcctcttcatgctttgtcactccacttgtgcttttttgctctccacagacaacttgagcgtcgccctcgctcccacggcggcggtcctcgctgtggcggccatcatcatcatcatcatcatcatcatggtcatggtcaggcgtcacagaaacagacaag